In one Myripristis murdjan chromosome 5, fMyrMur1.1, whole genome shotgun sequence genomic region, the following are encoded:
- the tusc2b gene encoding tumor suppressor 2, mitochondrial calcium regulator b, producing the protein MGGSGSKSKGYWPFSGSGSGEDSTKDGNEQSLARLRSFQNATPFVFTRRSSLYFDEDGDLAHEFYEETIVTKNGRKKAKLKRIQKNLIPQGIIKLDHPCIHVDFPVVLCEV; encoded by the exons ATGGGAGGTAGCGGCTCCAAATCCAAGGGATATTGGCCTTTTTCTGGCTCAGGTAGTGGTGAAGATTCAACCAAAGATGGAAATGAGCAGTCATTGGCAAGACTTCGAAGTTTCCAGAATGCAACACCTTTTGTGTTTACTAGACGAAG CTCTTTGTATTTTGATGAGGACGGAGACTTGGCCCATGAGTTCTATGAAGAGACAATTGTGACAAAAAATGGGCGTAAAAAAGCCAAGCTGAAGAGGATTCAGAAAAACCTAATACCTCAg GGAATTATAAAGCTGGACCACCCTTGCATCCATGTAGATTTTCCGGTTGTCCTCTGTGAAGTTTGA